In the Acomys russatus chromosome 13, mAcoRus1.1, whole genome shotgun sequence genome, one interval contains:
- the Clec9a gene encoding C-type lectin domain family 9 member A: MISCVICVGLLATSIFLGIKFFQVSSLVMNHQEKLMQQDRALLNLTQLQRKQTLQLENCQALLQRSLHSGSNCSSCPHNWIQNGKNCYHAFERWEIWSSSKENCLKEGANLLQIDSKEEMDFIINSMWKLKGGDEYWVGVFQERLSGSWFWQDGSSPLSDLLPTVRQLSAIQVCGYLKDHSLISDECSSLKYFICEKNVFGSCN; encoded by the exons TCTTCCAGGTGTCCTCTCTTGTAATGAATCATCAGGAAAAACTCATGCAGCAGGACAGAGCCTTGCTGAACCTCACACAATTGCAGAGAAAGCAAACTCTGCAGTTGGAAAACTGCCAAGCCTTGTTACAAAGATCTCTCCATTCAG GTAGTAACTGCAGTTCTTGTCCACACAACTGGATTCAGAATGGAAAAAATTGTTACCATGCCTTTGAACGTTGGGAAATATGGAGCAGCAGTAAGGAGAATTGTTTAAAAGAGGGTGCTAATCTTCTTCAAATAGACAGCAAAGAAGAAATG gatTTTATTATCAACAGCATGTGGAAGCTCAAAGGAGGAGATGAATACTGGGTGGGAGTATTTCAGGAGAGACTCAGTGGTTCCTGgttctggcaagatggctcctctcctctctctgactT GTTGCCAACAGTGAGACAGCTATCAGCCATCCAGGTCTGTGGATACCTCAAAGACCATAGCCTCATCTCAGATGAGTGCAGCAGcttgaaatattttatctgtGAGAAGAATGTATTTGGGTCCTGCAACTGA